One Chanodichthys erythropterus isolate Z2021 chromosome 22, ASM2448905v1, whole genome shotgun sequence DNA window includes the following coding sequences:
- the rxfp3 gene encoding relaxin-3 receptor 1 yields the protein MQKTLEMQDERTEYASGSLPLSEYNASFVVNRTNLSWSDFQDLADLDKPDFMGDGSAVLRIMISIIYSVVCALGLIGNILVLYLMKSKQAWKKSCINLFVTSLAVTDFQFVLTLPFWAVENAMDFTWLFGKAMCKIVSYVTATNMYASVFFLTAMSVARYCSVASALKSRRRRLRFSAQWMTVIIWIAAVGAALPNAIFSTTATVSNEELCLVKFPDRSGDAQFWLGLYHAQKVLLGFLIPFGIITICYLLLLRFITSKNVNTSSAKRRSKVTKSVTIVVLSFFMCWLPNQALTAWGILIKLNVVHFSYEYYTTQVYIFPVTVCLAHSNSCLNPILYCLMRREFRKALKKLFWQITSPSVTNMRPFTASTKPEQDEHGPALVPLSPEEPALIFYPPGAVMYNGRNDLLPNST from the coding sequence ATGCAGAAGACTCTAGAGATGCAAGACGAGCGCACCGAGTACGCGTCTGGAAGTCTCCCGTTAAGTGAATACAACGCGAGCTTCGTGGTCAACAGGACCAATCTCTCGTGGAGTGACTTTCAGGATCTAGCCGATTTGGATAAACCCGACTTTATGGGAGACGGATCTGCGGTCCTACGAATAATGATCTCCATCATTTACTCGGTTGTGTGCGCACTGGGTTTAATCGGAAACATCCTCGTCCTCtatctcatgaaatccaaacaAGCATGGAAAAAGTCTTGCATCAACCTCTTTGTGACCAGTTTGGCGGTCACtgactttcagtttgttttgacacTTCCCTTTTGGGCTGTGGAGAACGCCATGGATTTCACTTGGCTGTTTGGGAAGGCGATGTGTAAGATAGTGTCTTATGTCACGGCTACGAACATGTACGCCAGCGTGTTTTTCCTCACGGCTATGAGCGTGGCGAGATACTGCTCCGTGGCTTCGGCGTTAAAAAGTAGGAGGCGCCGGTTGCGTTTCTCCGCGCAGTGGATGACTGTCATCATCTGGATAGCAGCTGTCGGTGCCGCTCTGCCAAATGCGATATTTTCAACGACCGCCACCGTATCTAACGAGGAACTGTGTCTGGTGAAATTTCCAGACCGGAGCGGAGACGCGCAGTTTTGGCTGGGTTTATACCACGCGCAAAAAGTACTTCTGGGGTTCCTCATTCCGTTTGGAATAATCACAATCTGTTACCTGCTTCTTTTGCGCTTCATTACTAGCAAAAATGTGAACACCTCAAGCGCTAAGAGAAGATCCAAAGTGACCAAATCTGTGACTATCGTCGTTTTGTCTTTTTTCATGTGCTGGCTGCCGAATCAGGCGTTAACAGCGTGGGGTATCTTAATAAAACTCAATGTAGTGCACTTCAGTTACGAGTATTACACCACACAGGTGTATATCTTTCCAGTCACAGTCTGTTTGGCACATTCTAACAGCTGTCTCAATCCCATTCTGTACTGTTTGATGAGAAGGGAATTCAGAAAGGCGTTGAAAAAGCTATTTTGGCAAATTACATCGCCTTCTGTGACGAACATGAGACCGTTTACCGCCTCCACGAAGCCAGAGCAGGATGAACACGGTCCCGCGCTGGTTCCGCTCAGTCCCGAGGAGCCCGCGCTTATTTTCTATCCTCCGGGTGCCGTCATGTATAACGGAAGAAACGACCTTCTGCCTAACAGCACTTAA